A DNA window from Phragmites australis chromosome 11, lpPhrAust1.1, whole genome shotgun sequence contains the following coding sequences:
- the LOC133884282 gene encoding DNA repair protein RAD51 homolog 2-like: protein MANMPASEMRLPPHLAHLLAARRLNTAKDALSLPKVELIAVLDAGLPTARAAVAHVSEVACPPCQTALALLEERMLGEGGRLATTLCGQDEVLCGGIPVGKLTEVVGPPGIGKTQFCLKLAMLAALPECYGSLNGCVVYIDTESKFSSRR, encoded by the exons ATGGCGAACATGCCGGCCTCGGAGATGCGGCTGCCTCCCCACCTCGCCCACCTCCTCGCCGCGCGCCGCCTCAACACCGCCAAG GACGCGCTCTCCCTGCCCAAGGTGGAGCTCATCGCGGTCCTCGACGCCGGCCTCCCCaccgcccgcgccgccgtcgcTCACGTCAGCGAGGTCGCTTGCCCTCCGTGCCAGACG GCGCTTGCGCTGCTGGAGGAGCGCATGTTAGGAGAAGGCGGGCGGCTGGCCACCACGCTCTGCGGGCAGGATGAGGTGTTGTGCGGAGGAATCCCCGTGGGAAAGCTAACCGAGGTCGTCGGGCCCCCAGGGATCGGTAAAACGCAG TTCTGCCTGAAGCTTGCAATGTTAGCAGCACTACCAGAATGCTATGGAAGTTTAAATGGCTGTGTTGTCTATATTGACACTGAATCCAAGTTCTCTTCACGGAGGTAG
- the LOC133885627 gene encoding probable sugar phosphate/phosphate translocator At3g11320 produces MGQDSHALPISAARDAASEPGGRLFTAGLVAAWYASNIGVLLLNKYLLSVYGFRFPVFLTACHMSACALLSCLAHAASARRAAPPPSSRGQLVRVAVLGAVFCASVVAGNVSLRYLPVSFNQAVGATTPFFTAVLAYAVAARTEACATYAALLPVVAGVVIATGGEPSFHLFGFIMCVGATAGRALKTVLQGILLSSEEEKLNSMDLLRYMAPVAVILLVPATLIMEREALGVAAALAREDPSFIWILLCNSSLAYFVNLTNFLVTKHTSPLTLQVLGNAKGAVAVVVSILIFRNPVTFVGMLGYGITVAGVVLYGEAKKRNK; encoded by the exons ATGGGGCAAGACAGCCACGCCCTCCCCATCTCCGCCGCCAGGGACGCTGCCTCGGAGCCCGGCGGCAGGCTGTTCACGGCGGGGCTGGTGGCGGCGTGGTACGCGTCCAACATCGGGGTGCTCCTCCTCAACAAGTACCTCCTCTCCGTCTACGGCTTCCGCTTCCCCGTCTTCCTCACCGCCTGCCACATGTCCGCCTGCGCCCTCCTCTCCTGCCTCGCCCACGCCGCCtccgcccgccgcgccgcgcccccTCCGAGCTCGCGCGGCCAGCTCGTCAGGGTGGCCGTGCTGGGTGCCGTCTTCTGCGCCTCCGTCGTCGCCGGGAACGTCTCCCTCCGCTACCTCCCCGTCTCCTTCAACCAGGCCGTCGGCGCAACCACGCCCTTCTTCACCGCCGTCCTCGCCTACGCCGTCGCCGCGCGAACGGAGGCGTGCGCCACCTACGCCGCGCTCCtccccgtcgtcgccggcgtcgtcaTCGCCACAGGG GGTGAGCCAAGCTTCCATCTTTTCGGTTTCATTATGTGCGTTGGAGCGACGGCGGGGAGGGCGCTCAAGACCGTGCTGCAGGGGATCTTGCTGTCATCAGAAGA GGAGAAGCTTAACTCCATGGACCTCCTCCGTTACATGGCTCCGGTGGCCGTCATCCTGCTGGTTCCAGCAACATTGATCATGGAGCGGGAGGCGCTTGGCGTGGCGGCTGCGCTCGCACGAGAGGATCCCAGTTTCATCTGGATCCTGCTCTGCAACTCCTCTCTGGCCTACTTTGTGAACCTGACCAACTTCCTGGTCACCAAGCACACCAGCCCACTGACGCTTCAG GTTCTTGGAAATGCAAAAGGGGCTGTTGCTGTTGTGGTTTCCATCCTGATATTCAGGAACCCGGTAACATTCGTGGGGATGCTAGGCTATGGGATTACGGTCGCAGGTGTTGTTCTGTACGGTGAGGCCAAGAAAAGGAACAAGTGA